In one Sphingobacterium daejeonense genomic region, the following are encoded:
- a CDS encoding phosphatase PAP2 family protein: MPTASFLALDFMGVEAKNDFKSRLIVGAVSHALMAGTVNLMKGSIPVMRPDFSASNSFPSGHTATAFVGAELIWQEYRHQFIWYGIGAYAIASGTGFFRMYNNRHWFSDVVMGAGIGILSTKTAYWLLPMIESGFKKKKTSLSFVSEL, from the coding sequence TTGCCTACTGCATCCTTTTTAGCTTTAGATTTTATGGGAGTGGAGGCTAAGAATGATTTTAAATCAAGATTAATTGTTGGTGCAGTTTCGCATGCCTTAATGGCTGGAACCGTGAACTTAATGAAAGGAAGTATTCCGGTAATGAGACCAGATTTCTCTGCCAGCAATTCCTTTCCTTCTGGCCATACGGCGACAGCATTTGTTGGTGCCGAACTCATTTGGCAAGAATATAGACACCAGTTTATTTGGTATGGGATAGGAGCCTATGCAATTGCATCAGGTACAGGATTTTTCAGAATGTATAATAATAGACATTGGTTTTCCGATGTGGTAATGGGGGCAGGAATAGGGATCCTAAGTACTAAAACGGCCTATTGGTTATTGCCAATGATAGAAAGTGGATTTAAGAAGAAAAAAACATCCTTATCTTTTGTATCCGAGTTATAA